One segment of Streptomyces sp. NA02950 DNA contains the following:
- a CDS encoding ATP/GTP-binding protein produces the protein MDSALASEQAVYLPGTVRTAVKLLVVGHFAVGKTTFVGSLSEIRPLRTEETMTQAGAEVDDLAGTERKTTTTVAMDFGRLTLSDSLVLYLFGAPGQHRFTRLWKDMTQGALGALVLADTRRLEQSFPVMAVLEERGLPYAVAVNRFEGSPVFAEEEIREALDLLPETPLVICDARNRISSTRALIALVQYLQSLHTRTPQE, from the coding sequence ATGGACTCCGCGCTCGCCTCTGAGCAGGCGGTCTATCTGCCCGGAACCGTGCGAACGGCCGTCAAGCTGCTGGTGGTGGGTCATTTCGCGGTCGGCAAGACCACGTTCGTGGGCTCGCTCTCCGAAATCCGCCCGCTGCGCACCGAGGAGACGATGACGCAGGCCGGAGCGGAGGTCGACGACCTCGCCGGCACCGAGCGGAAGACCACCACCACGGTCGCCATGGACTTCGGGCGGCTCACCCTCAGCGATTCCCTGGTGCTGTATCTGTTCGGTGCCCCCGGACAGCACCGGTTCACCCGGCTGTGGAAGGACATGACCCAGGGCGCGCTGGGCGCGCTCGTCCTCGCCGACACCCGGCGGCTGGAGCAGTCCTTCCCGGTGATGGCCGTACTGGAGGAGCGGGGCCTGCCGTACGCGGTGGCCGTCAACCGCTTCGAGGGGTCCCCGGTCTTCGCCGAGGAGGAGATCAGGGAGGCGCTCGACCTGCTCCCCGAGACTCCCCTGGTGATCTGTGACGCCCGCAACCGGATCTCCTCCACCCGCGCTCTGATCGCCCTCGTCCAGTACCTCCAGTCCCTCCACACCCGTACCCCGCAGGAGTAA
- a CDS encoding cytochrome P450 has protein sequence MTYSSDVGARSGAVPPPGCPAHPGGGTAQGSSAGGHGVSVPLYGADFVADPHAFYARLRAMGPIAPVELSPGVFASLVTSYSLGLEILRDTERFAKDPRGWRAMNDGTIPPDSPVVPMMGYRPNALFSDGEAHARLRGAITDSLDRVDPHALSEYVERSAETLIDAFASKGEADLLSEYASVLPLLVFNQLFGALAADGPKLVETMGKVFDSGEDAVQANEDLLRWIAGLVAGKRQQPAADVTSWLIAHPAQLADDEMMQQIILLMAAGMDPQQNLIANALRLLLSDDRFAGELSGGSMPVQDALDEVLWNDPPMANYGTRFPRYDFDFGGVRLRKGEPVLISYAAANHEAALASDRRSGNRAHLAWSAGAHRCPADRPARVIASVAIERLLDRLPDMELAVPADRLTWRTGPFHRALASLPVRFPAQLASPTEQSAASVPGTPRFAETQGDSQWNPASAPSSSTLPDTTSTPRQPESASGGKRRLLSSLTAWWRGL, from the coding sequence GTGACCTACAGCTCAGACGTCGGGGCCCGCTCGGGAGCCGTACCGCCGCCGGGGTGCCCCGCGCACCCCGGCGGCGGTACGGCCCAGGGGAGCTCCGCCGGTGGCCACGGCGTGTCCGTGCCGCTGTACGGAGCCGACTTCGTCGCCGATCCGCACGCCTTCTACGCGCGGCTGCGGGCCATGGGGCCGATCGCGCCGGTCGAGCTCTCGCCGGGTGTGTTCGCCTCGCTCGTCACCAGCTATTCGCTCGGTCTGGAGATCCTGCGCGACACCGAGCGGTTCGCCAAGGACCCGCGCGGCTGGCGAGCGATGAACGACGGGACCATCCCGCCGGACAGCCCGGTGGTCCCCATGATGGGGTACCGGCCGAACGCCCTGTTCTCCGACGGTGAGGCGCATGCCCGGCTGCGCGGGGCGATCACCGACAGCCTGGACCGGGTGGATCCGCACGCGCTGAGCGAGTACGTGGAGCGCAGCGCGGAGACCCTGATCGACGCCTTCGCCTCCAAAGGTGAGGCCGACCTGCTGAGCGAGTATGCCTCGGTCCTCCCGCTGCTCGTCTTCAACCAGCTCTTCGGCGCGCTCGCCGCGGACGGGCCGAAGCTGGTCGAGACCATGGGGAAGGTCTTCGACAGCGGGGAGGATGCCGTCCAGGCCAACGAGGACCTGCTCCGCTGGATCGCGGGCCTGGTGGCGGGCAAACGGCAGCAGCCCGCTGCCGACGTCACCTCCTGGCTGATCGCCCACCCCGCGCAGCTGGCCGACGACGAGATGATGCAGCAGATCATCCTGCTGATGGCCGCCGGCATGGACCCTCAGCAGAACCTGATCGCCAACGCGCTGCGGCTGCTGCTGTCGGACGACCGCTTCGCCGGTGAGCTGTCCGGGGGAAGCATGCCCGTCCAGGACGCCCTCGACGAGGTCCTGTGGAACGACCCCCCGATGGCCAACTACGGCACTCGTTTCCCCCGGTACGACTTCGACTTCGGCGGCGTACGGCTGCGCAAGGGCGAGCCGGTGCTCATCAGTTATGCCGCCGCCAACCACGAGGCCGCCCTCGCCTCCGACCGCCGTTCCGGCAACCGCGCCCATCTGGCGTGGAGCGCGGGCGCCCACCGCTGCCCCGCGGACCGTCCCGCCCGCGTCATCGCCTCCGTCGCCATCGAGCGGCTCCTCGACCGTCTTCCGGACATGGAGCTGGCCGTCCCCGCCGACCGGCTGACCTGGCGGACCGGTCCCTTCCACCGCGCCCTGGCCTCGCTGCCGGTGCGCTTCCCCGCCCAATTGGCAAGTCCCACCGAACAGTCTGCAGCGTCCGTACCCGGAACCCCCCGTTTCGCCGAGACCCAGGGAGACAGCCAGTGGAACCCAGCCAGTGCCCCATCGTCATCGACCCTGCCGGACACGACATCCACGCCGAGGCAACCCGAATCCGCGAGCGGGGGGAAGCGACGCTTGTTGAGCTCCCTGACGGCGTGGTGGCGTGGGCTGTAA
- a CDS encoding roadblock/LC7 domain-containing protein: MNDHMNNELGWMLDEVVKMPDARHAILLSADGMLRAHSAGIPRDEAERQAAALSGLQSISRSTSEFCDPYETPWQQTLVEFVGGYVFLIAAGPGAYLAVSATEAVDMEAVSYRMQKVVDRLGKELTSPPRQDFGRQGLGSSA; encoded by the coding sequence ATGAACGACCACATGAACAACGAGTTGGGCTGGATGCTCGACGAGGTCGTCAAGATGCCGGACGCGCGGCATGCGATCCTGCTGTCCGCGGACGGGATGCTGCGGGCGCACTCCGCGGGCATCCCCCGCGACGAGGCGGAGCGTCAGGCCGCCGCGCTCTCCGGGCTGCAGTCCATCAGCCGCAGCACCTCCGAGTTCTGCGATCCGTACGAGACCCCGTGGCAGCAGACCCTGGTGGAGTTCGTCGGGGGCTATGTCTTCCTGATCGCCGCCGGACCCGGCGCCTATCTCGCGGTCTCCGCCACCGAGGCGGTGGACATGGAGGCGGTCAGCTACCGGATGCAGAAGGTGGTAGACCGGCTCGGCAAGGAACTCACCAGTCCGCCGCGGCAGGACTTCGGGCGGCAGGGCCTCGGCAGCTCCGCATGA
- a CDS encoding TrkA family potassium uptake protein: MHIVIMGCGRVGSALAQTLEQQGHTVAVVDQDPTAFRRLGAGFGGRRVTGVGFDQDTLREAGIEEAGAFAAVSSGDNSNIIAARVAREMFGVENVAARIYDPRRAEVYQRLGIPTVATVRWTADQMLRRLLPSGAEPLWRDPSGGVQLAEVHTSPAWVGHKVSKLQEETGVRVAFLTRLGEAILPTSQTVLQEGDLVHVMMRTDEVEKVEAAFDEGPEERNR; encoded by the coding sequence ATGCATATCGTGATCATGGGCTGCGGCCGGGTGGGCTCCGCACTCGCCCAGACCCTGGAGCAGCAGGGGCACACGGTCGCGGTCGTCGACCAGGACCCCACCGCCTTCCGCCGCCTCGGCGCGGGGTTCGGCGGGCGCCGGGTGACCGGCGTCGGCTTCGACCAGGACACCCTGCGCGAAGCGGGCATCGAGGAGGCCGGGGCCTTCGCCGCCGTCAGCAGCGGCGACAACTCCAACATCATCGCGGCCCGGGTGGCCCGTGAGATGTTCGGCGTGGAGAACGTGGCGGCCCGGATCTACGATCCCCGCCGTGCCGAGGTCTACCAGCGTCTGGGCATCCCCACCGTGGCCACCGTCCGGTGGACCGCCGACCAGATGCTGCGGCGGCTGCTGCCGTCCGGCGCGGAGCCGCTGTGGCGCGACCCCAGCGGTGGCGTGCAGCTGGCCGAGGTGCACACCTCCCCCGCCTGGGTCGGGCACAAGGTCAGCAAGCTCCAGGAGGAGACCGGGGTGCGGGTGGCGTTCCTGACCCGGCTCGGCGAGGCCATCCTGCCGACCTCCCAGACGGTGCTCCAGGAGGGCGACCTCGTCCATGTGATGATGCGCACCGACGAGGTCGAGAAGGTCGAGGCGGCCTTCGACGAGGGCCCCGAGGAGCGGAACCGGTGA
- a CDS encoding serine/threonine-protein kinase, with protein sequence MEPLRDDDPRTVGGFTLVCRIGAGGMGQVYLGESAAGQQVAVKVIKPSVLDEDSRARFLLEVDSLKTVYGPFIASFVAADADAERPWLAVEFVAGQDLLTIVDERGPLPLVETASLGALLAEGLGTVHEAGLLHRDLKPQNILLAPYGPKVIDFGLAVLAERRTTLTATGVVVGSVLCMPPEQARGEHELDRPADVYALGAVLLYAATGHYPYNGPSWQAVALKIEDPGTPPDLSDLPPELQPLISAMLALDPAARPTLAQVTDQLVDVLSAHGLTAAQAKRRLTDHVPAITVPEAPAPPASETAAFQEGWTGYTPTVVDVAAREDDDAPHDRRPATEPEEDGPEPAADIPDNAPEPSTPRRPDPTGAGVRLIAPLRIAERMRASYARDARF encoded by the coding sequence GTGGAGCCACTGAGGGACGACGACCCGCGGACCGTCGGCGGATTCACCCTGGTGTGCCGTATCGGGGCCGGCGGAATGGGGCAGGTCTACCTCGGCGAGTCCGCTGCGGGACAGCAGGTCGCCGTCAAGGTGATCAAACCCTCTGTGCTGGACGAGGACAGCCGGGCACGCTTCCTGCTCGAAGTGGACAGCCTCAAGACGGTGTACGGGCCGTTCATCGCCTCCTTCGTCGCGGCGGACGCGGACGCGGAACGACCTTGGCTGGCCGTCGAATTCGTCGCCGGTCAGGACCTGCTGACCATCGTCGACGAGCGGGGGCCGCTGCCACTGGTGGAGACGGCCAGCCTCGGCGCCCTGCTCGCTGAAGGGCTCGGCACCGTACACGAGGCCGGGTTGCTCCACCGCGACCTCAAACCGCAGAACATCCTGCTCGCCCCCTACGGCCCCAAGGTGATCGACTTCGGCCTCGCCGTCCTTGCCGAGCGGCGGACCACGCTGACCGCGACCGGAGTGGTGGTCGGCTCTGTGCTGTGCATGCCGCCGGAGCAGGCCCGGGGCGAGCATGAGCTTGATCGGCCCGCGGATGTCTACGCTCTGGGCGCCGTCCTGCTCTACGCCGCCACCGGCCACTACCCCTACAACGGCCCGAGCTGGCAGGCGGTCGCCCTCAAGATCGAGGACCCGGGCACCCCGCCCGACCTGAGTGATCTGCCGCCCGAGCTCCAGCCGCTGATCTCCGCCATGCTCGCCCTGGACCCGGCCGCCCGACCGACCCTGGCGCAAGTCACCGACCAGCTCGTCGACGTACTGTCGGCACACGGGCTCACGGCCGCGCAGGCCAAGCGCAGACTCACGGACCATGTCCCGGCCATCACGGTCCCCGAGGCGCCCGCCCCGCCCGCGAGCGAGACCGCCGCGTTTCAGGAGGGATGGACCGGCTACACACCGACCGTCGTGGACGTGGCCGCGCGGGAGGACGACGACGCGCCCCACGACCGGCGGCCGGCCACCGAACCCGAGGAGGACGGGCCCGAGCCCGCCGCCGATATCCCCGACAACGCGCCGGAGCCGTCGACGCCCCGGCGGCCGGACCCCACCGGAGCGGGTGTCCGTCTCATCGCGCCGCTGCGGATCGCGGAGCGGATGAGAGCGTCGTACGCCCGCGACGCCCGCTTCTGA
- a CDS encoding class I SAM-dependent RNA methyltransferase, with translation MHREPEASLVGEEYEVEVGPVAHGGHCIARTEEGQVLFVRHALPGERVVVRVTEGETGARFLRADAVRVLDASKDRVEAPCPFSGPGRCGGCDWQHAAPGAQRRLKAEVITEQLRRLAGLTPEQAGWDGTVEPAPGDKVARGEVPAWRTRVQYAVDEQGRPGLRRHRSHEVEPVDHCLIAAPGVTELGIEKREWPQIETVEAIAATGSSDRQVVLTPRPGGRLPIVELDRPVSVLRTAESRGRDRVRLVHRVHGRPFVRERAAGRTWRVGEGGFWQVHPKAADLLVEAVMQGLMPRKGQTALDLYCGVGLFAGALAERVGDEGAVLGIESSKRAVEDARHNLQDFDRVRIEHGKVEQVLPRTGITEADLIVLDPPRSGAGKETVTRLAGMGARRIAYVACDPAALARDLTYFAAAGYTPRRMRAFDLFPVTHHVECVMILEPQRENGSPGGPELLA, from the coding sequence ATGCACCGTGAACCCGAGGCGTCGCTGGTCGGCGAGGAGTACGAGGTCGAGGTCGGCCCGGTGGCCCACGGCGGCCACTGCATCGCCCGCACCGAGGAGGGCCAGGTCCTCTTCGTCCGGCACGCACTGCCCGGTGAGCGGGTCGTCGTCCGGGTGACCGAGGGCGAGACCGGCGCACGCTTCCTGCGCGCCGACGCGGTGCGGGTGCTGGACGCCTCCAAGGACCGGGTCGAGGCGCCGTGCCCGTTCTCCGGGCCGGGCCGGTGCGGTGGCTGCGACTGGCAGCACGCCGCCCCCGGCGCCCAGCGCCGGCTGAAGGCCGAAGTGATCACCGAGCAGCTGCGCCGGCTCGCCGGGCTCACCCCCGAGCAAGCGGGCTGGGACGGCACGGTCGAGCCCGCACCGGGCGACAAGGTGGCCCGCGGTGAGGTCCCCGCCTGGCGCACCCGGGTGCAGTACGCCGTCGACGAGCAGGGTCGGCCCGGACTGCGCCGCCACCGCTCGCACGAGGTGGAGCCGGTGGACCACTGTCTGATCGCCGCCCCCGGCGTCACCGAACTCGGTATCGAGAAGCGCGAGTGGCCGCAGATCGAGACGGTGGAGGCGATCGCCGCCACCGGCTCCTCCGACCGTCAGGTCGTCCTCACCCCGCGCCCCGGCGGCCGGCTGCCCATCGTCGAACTGGACCGGCCGGTCTCGGTGCTGCGCACCGCCGAGTCGCGCGGCCGGGACCGGGTCCGGCTGGTGCACCGCGTCCATGGCCGTCCCTTCGTCCGTGAGCGCGCCGCGGGCCGCACCTGGCGGGTCGGCGAGGGCGGCTTCTGGCAGGTCCACCCCAAGGCGGCGGATCTGCTGGTCGAGGCCGTGATGCAGGGCCTGATGCCGCGCAAGGGACAGACCGCGCTCGATCTGTACTGCGGTGTGGGGCTGTTCGCGGGCGCGCTCGCCGAGCGGGTCGGGGACGAAGGCGCGGTGCTCGGCATCGAGTCCTCCAAGCGCGCGGTCGAGGACGCCCGCCACAACCTCCAGGACTTCGACCGGGTCCGGATCGAACACGGCAAGGTCGAGCAGGTGCTGCCGCGCACCGGGATCACCGAGGCCGATCTGATCGTCCTGGACCCGCCCCGCTCGGGCGCGGGCAAGGAGACCGTGACCCGGCTCGCGGGCATGGGCGCGCGCCGGATCGCCTACGTCGCCTGCGACCCCGCGGCACTCGCCCGCGATCTGACGTACTTCGCCGCCGCGGGCTACACCCCGCGCCGGATGCGGGCGTTCGACCTCTTCCCGGTCACCCACCACGTGGAGTGCGTGATGATCCTGGAGCCGCAGCGCGAGAACGGCTCACCCGGCGGCCCGGAGCTGCTCGCATAA
- a CDS encoding APC family permease, with translation MSKLTDVPKRILIGRALRSDKLGETLLPKRIALPVFASDPLSSVAYAPGQVMIVLSVAGASAYSYSPWITIAIIVLMFTVVASYRQNVHAYPSGGGDYEVATTNLGPKAGLTVASALLVDYVLTVAVSISSGVENLGSAVPFVVEHKTLCAVGIILLLTLMNLRGVRESGKLFAVPTYVFVGGVFAMIIWGAYRGLVLGDDMKAPTAGYEVHAEHTGLAGFALIFLLLRAFSDGCAALTGVEAISNGVPAFRKPKSRNAATTLALMGGLAVTMFVGIISLALVTDVKMAEDPARDLLDKGVALGSDYTQNPVISQVAAAVFGDGSILFVVLAAATALVLFLAANTAYNGFPLLGSILAQDRYLPRQLHTRGDRLAFSNGIVLLASAAAVLVYLYGADSTRLIQLYIVGVFVSFTLSQTGMVRHWNRHLATERDPAARRRMVRARAINTFGAFFTGLVLVVVLLTKFTHGAWVALLGMFIFYVTMTAIRRHYDGVSEELAAATEQLDEEEVRPSRVHSIVLVSKIHKPTLRALAYAKLMRSHRLEALSIGVDPAETKALRAEWHERGIDVPLKILDSPYREITRPVIDYVKSLRRESPRDVVSVYIPEYVVGHWYEHLLHNQSALRLKGRLLFTPGVMVTSVPWQLDSSELARKRARKRAEWNAPGAVRRGPVVPPKGERTGAKSQTPGR, from the coding sequence GTGTCCAAACTGACCGACGTCCCGAAACGGATCCTGATCGGGCGTGCGCTGCGCAGCGACAAACTGGGGGAGACCCTCCTCCCCAAGCGCATCGCGCTCCCCGTCTTCGCTTCCGACCCGCTGTCCTCCGTCGCGTACGCGCCGGGGCAGGTGATGATCGTTCTGTCCGTGGCGGGGGCGTCGGCCTACAGCTACAGCCCGTGGATCACGATCGCGATCATCGTGCTGATGTTCACCGTGGTCGCCTCGTACCGCCAGAACGTGCACGCGTATCCCAGCGGAGGCGGCGACTACGAGGTCGCCACCACCAACCTCGGCCCCAAGGCCGGTCTCACCGTCGCCAGTGCCCTGCTGGTCGACTACGTCCTGACGGTGGCGGTGTCGATCTCCTCCGGAGTGGAGAACCTCGGCTCGGCCGTCCCTTTCGTCGTCGAGCACAAGACGCTGTGCGCGGTCGGCATCATCCTGCTGCTGACGCTGATGAACCTGCGCGGGGTACGGGAGTCGGGCAAGCTCTTCGCGGTCCCCACCTACGTCTTCGTCGGCGGCGTCTTCGCGATGATCATCTGGGGCGCCTACCGGGGGCTGGTCCTCGGTGACGACATGAAGGCCCCCACCGCCGGTTACGAGGTCCACGCCGAGCACACCGGGCTGGCCGGTTTCGCGCTGATCTTCCTGCTGCTGCGGGCCTTCTCCGACGGCTGTGCCGCGCTGACCGGTGTCGAGGCGATCAGCAACGGCGTACCCGCCTTCCGCAAGCCCAAGAGCCGGAACGCGGCGACGACGCTGGCGCTGATGGGCGGACTGGCCGTCACCATGTTCGTCGGCATCATCTCGCTGGCCCTGGTCACCGACGTCAAGATGGCCGAGGACCCGGCCCGGGACCTGCTGGACAAGGGGGTCGCGCTCGGCTCCGACTACACCCAGAACCCGGTGATCTCGCAGGTCGCCGCCGCCGTCTTCGGCGACGGCTCGATCCTGTTCGTGGTGCTGGCAGCGGCCACCGCGCTGGTGCTGTTCCTGGCCGCCAACACCGCGTACAACGGCTTCCCGCTGCTCGGCTCGATCCTGGCCCAGGACCGCTATCTGCCCCGCCAGCTGCACACCCGCGGCGACCGGCTCGCGTTCTCCAACGGCATCGTGCTGCTGGCCTCGGCCGCGGCGGTCCTGGTCTACCTCTACGGCGCCGACTCGACCCGGCTGATCCAGCTCTACATCGTCGGCGTCTTCGTCTCCTTCACCCTCAGCCAGACCGGCATGGTGCGGCACTGGAACCGCCATCTGGCCACCGAGCGCGATCCGGCGGCGCGCCGCCGGATGGTCCGTGCCCGCGCCATCAACACCTTCGGTGCCTTCTTCACCGGTCTGGTGCTGGTCGTGGTGCTGCTGACCAAGTTCACCCACGGCGCCTGGGTCGCCCTGCTGGGCATGTTCATCTTCTACGTCACCATGACGGCGATCCGGCGCCACTACGACGGGGTCTCCGAGGAACTCGCCGCCGCCACCGAGCAGCTCGACGAGGAGGAGGTGCGCCCCTCCCGGGTGCATTCCATCGTCCTGGTCTCCAAGATCCACAAGCCGACGCTGCGTGCCCTGGCCTACGCCAAGCTGATGCGCTCCCACCGGCTGGAGGCGCTGAGCATCGGCGTCGATCCCGCCGAGACCAAGGCCCTCAGGGCGGAGTGGCACGAGCGCGGCATCGATGTCCCGCTGAAGATCCTCGACTCCCCGTACCGCGAGATCACCCGGCCGGTCATCGACTACGTCAAGAGCCTGCGCCGGGAGAGCCCGCGCGACGTGGTCTCGGTCTACATCCCCGAGTACGTGGTCGGCCACTGGTACGAGCATCTGCTGCACAACCAGAGCGCACTGCGGCTCAAGGGGCGGCTGCTGTTCACCCCGGGCGTCATGGTGACCTCCGTGCCCTGGCAGCTGGACTCCTCGGAGCTGGCCCGCAAGCGGGCGCGCAAGCGGGCCGAGTGGAACGCGCCGGGCGCGGTGCGACGCGGTCCGGTGGTCCCGCCGAAGGGCGAGCGGACCGGCGCCAAGTCGCAGACTCCGGGGCGCTGA
- a CDS encoding ATP-binding protein produces MTDHITEAVSWCLAVVALVVLVLLMRQRQITAGVRRRNATLEEGLRARDEEVRHLVDIRLPAVADGVNLPTPLPGLKDEKLAGTTFAQGLHAVMEQFTRAVDKAQARADASAKSALKASMRALQGLANEQQVAISQMQDRHDNPDVLRDLLEIDHANSQFGRRAQAIAVLCGSWPGRQRLASSLTDVVRGSKSRIRDYQRVQVHSLIDVAVVSRAVEPVVLAVAELLDNAARHSQPNTSVEVSLQPVHNGACIVIDDAGVGMDGLEVQRAATLLSGQRAVDVSRLGDPPQFGFAVVGLLAARYGFSVSVDTRSPYGGVRAVLFLPSALLTHIETGTQSAAAAPEAQQAAPPRTLPSRPSRRRAEPRTPAPGSAPASAGTPAQARPAAPVATPDPAPATAPPAADDEAAASFGVTAGGLPKRRRRQASAASGPQPVGQTEPDTGSHRVRSAEETAHRMGAFARGTRSGRAAHQETAPHPEDAAPHSEEGNRQA; encoded by the coding sequence ATGACTGATCACATAACGGAGGCGGTGAGCTGGTGTCTGGCCGTCGTCGCCCTTGTCGTTCTGGTGCTGTTGATGCGCCAGCGGCAGATCACCGCGGGTGTGCGCAGGCGCAACGCCACACTCGAGGAAGGTCTGCGGGCCCGGGACGAGGAGGTGCGCCATCTGGTCGATATCCGGCTTCCCGCCGTCGCGGACGGGGTGAACCTGCCCACCCCGCTGCCGGGGCTGAAGGACGAGAAACTGGCGGGCACCACCTTCGCACAGGGCCTGCACGCCGTCATGGAGCAGTTCACCCGGGCGGTGGACAAGGCACAGGCGCGGGCCGACGCCTCGGCCAAGTCCGCGCTCAAGGCGTCGATGCGCGCCCTCCAGGGGCTCGCCAATGAGCAGCAGGTGGCCATCTCGCAGATGCAGGACCGGCACGACAACCCCGATGTGCTGCGGGACCTGCTGGAGATCGATCACGCCAACTCCCAGTTCGGCCGCCGTGCCCAGGCCATCGCCGTGCTCTGCGGCTCCTGGCCGGGACGCCAGCGGCTGGCCTCCTCGCTGACCGATGTCGTCCGCGGTTCGAAGTCGCGCATCCGCGACTACCAGCGGGTGCAGGTGCACAGCCTGATCGACGTCGCCGTGGTGAGCCGGGCGGTGGAGCCGGTGGTGCTCGCCGTCGCCGAGCTGCTGGACAACGCGGCCCGCCACTCGCAGCCCAACACCAGCGTCGAGGTCAGCCTGCAACCGGTGCACAACGGCGCCTGCATCGTGATCGACGACGCGGGTGTCGGCATGGACGGCCTGGAGGTGCAGCGCGCGGCCACCCTGCTGTCCGGACAGCGCGCCGTGGACGTCTCCCGGCTCGGCGACCCGCCGCAGTTCGGCTTCGCCGTCGTCGGGCTGCTCGCGGCCCGGTACGGCTTCAGCGTCTCGGTGGACACCCGGTCGCCGTACGGCGGCGTGCGCGCCGTGTTGTTCCTTCCCTCCGCGCTGCTCACCCATATCGAGACCGGCACTCAGAGCGCGGCCGCGGCGCCGGAGGCGCAGCAGGCCGCCCCGCCGCGCACCCTCCCCTCCCGCCCGAGCCGCCGCCGTGCCGAGCCCCGGACCCCGGCGCCCGGATCCGCACCGGCCTCCGCAGGCACACCGGCCCAGGCCCGGCCCGCCGCTCCCGTCGCCACCCCCGATCCCGCGCCCGCGACGGCCCCACCCGCCGCGGACGACGAGGCAGCGGCCAGTTTCGGTGTGACGGCCGGCGGTCTGCCCAAGCGCCGCCGCCGTCAGGCCTCCGCCGCGTCCGGACCGCAGCCGGTCGGCCAGACCGAGCCGGACACCGGCTCGCACCGGGTCCGCTCGGCCGAGGAGACCGCCCATCGGATGGGTGCCTTCGCCCGGGGCACCCGCTCCGGCCGAGCGGCCCATCAGGAAACCGCCCCCCACCCCGAGGACGCCGCCCCCCACAGTGAAGAAGGGAATCGCCAGGCATGA
- a CDS encoding DUF742 domain-containing protein, whose protein sequence is MSPGRRERGLVRPYVVTDGRAYPTRNTFDLVTLVMAHTDRPLTGLSPEKRRVMELCLGGALSVAEVAGYLELPVSVTKVLLGDLVDSGHITTRSPIPPAELPETQLLQEVLDGLRARL, encoded by the coding sequence ATGAGCCCCGGCCGGCGCGAACGAGGACTGGTACGGCCGTATGTCGTGACCGACGGCCGTGCCTACCCGACCCGCAACACCTTCGACCTGGTGACCCTGGTCATGGCCCACACCGACCGTCCGCTCACCGGGCTCAGCCCGGAGAAGCGGCGGGTGATGGAGCTCTGTCTCGGTGGCGCGCTCTCCGTCGCCGAGGTCGCCGGCTATCTGGAGCTGCCGGTGAGCGTCACCAAGGTCCTGCTCGGCGACCTCGTGGACAGCGGCCACATCACCACCCGGTCCCCGATTCCCCCCGCCGAACTTCCCGAGACACAGCTGCTGCAGGAGGTGCTCGATGGACTCCGCGCTCGCCTCTGA
- a CDS encoding cytochrome P450 — translation MVAWAVSRQSLLKQLLTDPRVSKDPRQHWPVWINGEISPEWPLFTWVAVENMFTAYGADHRRLRTLVSKAFTARRSAALRPRIEEICDELLDGLAATAPGGTVDLREGYAYPLPIKVISELFGLEDESLRERMRRVVDSVFHTSAEPEEVTATYAEMYDVLGTLVAIKREQPGDDLTSSLITVREEESDSRLSEKELVDTLALMLSAGHETTVNLLDNAIHLLLTHPEQLEHVRSGRASWDDVIEETLRHSAPVASLPLRYAVEDIELGDGVVLRKGDAILAAYAAAGRDPQVHGESAERFDVTRRLKSHLAFGHGVHLCLGAPLARLEAAIALPALFERFPGLSLAAGEDELEPVESFISNGHRTLPARLS, via the coding sequence GTGGTGGCGTGGGCTGTAAGCCGCCAGAGCCTGCTCAAACAGCTTCTGACCGACCCCCGCGTCTCCAAGGACCCGCGGCAGCACTGGCCCGTGTGGATCAACGGTGAGATCTCGCCCGAGTGGCCGCTGTTCACCTGGGTCGCGGTGGAGAACATGTTCACCGCCTACGGCGCCGACCACCGCCGGCTGCGCACCCTGGTCTCCAAGGCGTTCACCGCGCGGCGCAGCGCAGCCCTGCGGCCGCGTATCGAGGAGATCTGCGACGAGCTCCTCGACGGGCTGGCCGCCACCGCGCCGGGCGGGACGGTCGATCTGCGGGAGGGGTACGCGTACCCGCTTCCCATCAAGGTGATCTCCGAGCTGTTCGGGCTCGAGGACGAAAGCCTGCGGGAGCGGATGCGCAGGGTCGTCGACAGCGTCTTCCACACCTCCGCCGAGCCCGAGGAGGTCACCGCCACCTACGCCGAGATGTACGACGTCCTGGGCACGCTGGTCGCCATCAAGCGGGAGCAGCCGGGCGACGACCTGACCAGCAGCCTGATCACCGTGCGGGAGGAGGAGAGCGACTCCCGGCTGAGCGAGAAGGAACTGGTCGACACCCTCGCGCTGATGCTCAGCGCCGGTCACGAGACCACCGTGAACCTTCTGGACAACGCCATCCACCTGCTGCTCACCCACCCCGAGCAGCTGGAGCATGTGCGGTCCGGCCGCGCTTCGTGGGACGACGTCATCGAGGAGACGCTGCGGCACTCCGCCCCCGTCGCCAGCCTGCCCCTGCGCTACGCCGTCGAGGACATCGAGCTCGGGGACGGCGTGGTGCTGCGCAAGGGCGACGCCATCCTGGCCGCGTACGCGGCCGCCGGACGGGATCCGCAGGTGCACGGCGAGAGCGCCGAGCGCTTCGACGTCACCCGGCGCCTGAAGAGCCATCTCGCCTTCGGCCACGGCGTCCATCTGTGCCTCGGAGCGCCGCTCGCGCGCCTGGAGGCCGCTATCGCGCTCCCCGCCCTCTTCGAGCGCTTCCCCGGGCTCTCGCTCGCCGCCGGAGAGGATGAGCTGGAGCCCGTGGAGTCGTTCATCTCCAACGGTCACCGGACCCTGCCCGCCCGGCTGTCCTGA